Proteins co-encoded in one Brassica oleracea var. oleracea cultivar TO1000 chromosome C4, BOL, whole genome shotgun sequence genomic window:
- the LOC106338686 gene encoding uncharacterized protein LOC106338686, which translates to MSAPAANDVVSFKDRATADQARPHNYLLKIEQTIQDIDVARVLVDTGCSANIIYKSTLKRMEIVLCAVKERPSPIFGLSENATMTLGSIDLVVKAGRVTKVTEFLVIDRPTSYNTIVGTPWLNSMRAIPSTFHLCLKFLPPRGVETIQGDRRMSQVCFAAELERKNLAIKTSHKKKTKLTLDENAPERDSEVFGQSQRAEALEGKRKPTCEPVILICLDESSPERCVEIGANLRGPLKTELIACHKKNLNAFAWAAEDMPGIDIGITCHELNIDPTYRPVKQKRRKLGQERATAVNEEVERLLKIMMNPDNREKTAFITDRGTYCYKVMPFGLKNAGATYQRLVNRIFSEQLGKTMEVYINDMLVKSLDELEHVSHLEECFAKLNAHNMKLNPATCRFAVASGEFLGYLVTCRGMEANPRDRSQS; encoded by the exons ATGTCCGCTCCAGCAGCTAACGATGTCGTTTCTTTCAAGGACCGGGCAACGGCCGATCAGGCCAGACCCCACAACTATCTCCTTAAAATCGAGCAGACGATCCAGGACATCGACGTAGCGAGAGTGTTGGTCGACACCGGATGCTCGGCCAATATTATCTACAAAAGCACCCTCAAAAGAATGGAGATCGTTCTGTGCGCCGTTAAAGAAAGACCCAGCCCGATATTCGGACTCTCGGAAAATGCTACTATGACTCTCGGCTCGATCGACCTTGTTGTTAAAGCCGGGAGAGTCACCAAAGTCACGGAATTCTTAGTCATCGACCGCCCAACATCGTACAACACGATCGTCGGAACTCCATGGCTGAATTCCATGCGAGCGATCCCTTCGACATTCCATCTGTGCCTTAAGTTTCTGCCCCCTCGTGGAGTCGAAACTATACAAGGAGACCGCAGGATGTCACAAGTATGTTTCGCCGCCGAGTTAGAAAGAAAGAACTTGGCGATCAAAACTTCCCATAAAAAGAAAACAAAGCTGACTCTCGATGAGAACGCCCCGGAACGAGACTCGGAAGTCTTCGGGCAATCTCAAAGGGCCGAAGCCCTAGAAGGGAAGCGCAAACCGACTTGTGAACCGGTAATTTTGATCTGCCTCGACGAATCCTCTCCGGAGCGATGCGTCGAGATTGGAGCCAACCTCCGCGGGCCACTAAAGACAGAGCTCATCGCCTGTCACAAAAAGAACCTCAATGCGTTCGCTTGGGCTGCGGAAGACATGCCAGGGATCGATATCGGCATAACGTGTCATGAGCTTAACATCGATCCGACCTACAGACCCGTTAAACAAAAAAGGCGGAAGCTAGGACAAGAGCGTGCCACCGCGGTAAATGAGGAAGTCGAAAGACTCCTGAAG ATCATGATGAATCCCGACAATCGTGAGAAAACTGCGTTCATCACCGATCGGGGAACATATTGCTACAAAGTAATGCCTTTCGGTCTCAAGAATGCAGGCGCCACTTACCAGCGACTTGTCAATCGAATTTTCTCCGAACAGCTCGGCAAGACTATGGAGGTATACATCAATGACATGCTCGTAAAGTCTCTTGACGAGCTTGAGCACGTCTCCCATTTGGAGGAGTGCTTTGCAAAACTTAACGCCCACAACATGAAACTAAACCCTGCAACGTGTAGATTTGCGGTGGCATCAGGAGAATTTCTTGGGTACCTAGTCACTTGTCGTGGGATGGAAGCCAATCCTAGGGATCGAAGCCAATCCTAA